In the genome of Rhopalosiphum padi isolate XX-2018 chromosome 1, ASM2088224v1, whole genome shotgun sequence, the window taatattagagtaaatttacctattatcaaacttaaaggtaataatattatctagggcatctcacattattgatatcttaatttttaagtgagttatagttatgtaaaatattaaaactttaaaatgctcgtaattcggttaaaaattaaaatatcaataaaagcctatgagatgcccttgataatattattacctttaagtttgataataggtaaatttactctaatattaaagctaacatcaaaATATCTGttttgctgaacgcaaatttgctatgatttacattagtaagacagagacaaaaCATGCGGgcataacgtcctcttaatagttgtttttatgattattatggcTTAATTGGAATGTAATGATAGTATAGACATTACTGGCCAAACATAATGCCagtaaatgttaaaaaacaaaattattcaaaattaaattttaattaactgcACCTGTATCAGTAGAATATCATAcaacctaataatattttgttctgttatgtgtaaacaaaaaaatatataaaagtctCAGCCAACATTCTAaccctatatgtatatatattagatactaCCCATGGAATAATTATTACTCtataataacagttaaaataataatccttATAGTAATAACAttgcttattatataaaattggttGGCCATGTCCATCTCTGAAGTTtgctttatactatataataatcaataaacatCTATAATTCttgtatgcatttaaaaaagcTCTGTAATCTATGTAATTtagattcttattattttttatatattatgtactttgatgtttaaaatattattaattttaagtaaagtaTAACATCTTTAtgcattttgaaataattttaaatttatttttgtacattaatcaataaaattaaaatatttttacaattaatttaaagattttttttatttttagatcaaaatcagaaattgaaaaatatagagAAGAAAAAGAAATAACATTAGTTGGTGAAAATATTCCCAAACCAATATTTAAGTTTGATGAAAGTGGCTTTCCTGAAATCATAATCAAAGAATTAAAGTAAcccatatttattaaatatatgctaggcaattaatcaataatatgaatattgtttGAACATAGGAAACAAGGTTTTGTTGAACCTACTGCTATTCAAGCACAAGGATGGCCAATAGCTTTGTCTGGGAATAACTTAGTTGGTATTGCGTCAACTGGTTCTGGAAAAACATtatcggtataatattattgcagttTTGACTtgactatatattaatttatattattaaattttgttgtaGTATATTGTTCCTGCTTTAATACATATTTCTCATCAACGAAAATTGTCACGTGGTGATGGACCTATTGTATTAGTATTGTCTCCAACACGAGAATTAGCCCAACAAATACAAACTGTTTGCGATGATTTTGGTGATGCATTTGGAGTTAGTAGTACATGTTTATTTGGTGGTGCACCAAAAGGTGGTCAGGTATGTTGAGATTTATTTAGGTTATTTACCATTCTTTCTttgatttttaatctttttttgtcTATAGGCAGCTGATTTAAGTCGTGGAGTTGAATTAGTTATTGCTACGCCAGGGCGTTTATTAGATTTTCTTGAAAGTGAACGTACAAATATGTGTCGATGTACATACCTTGTTTTAGATGAAGCTGACAGAATGTTGGATATGGGATTTGAACCACAGATTCGAAAAATTATTGATCAAATAAGAGTATGCTGttaataacgaataatataagttataacattttttatatatatataatttatatatgtatattcatttGCAGCCAGATAGGCAAGTATTAATGTGGTCTGCAACATGGCCTAAAGAAGTGAAGAATTTGGCTGAAGAATTTTTAGatgaatatatacaaataaatattggttCCTTAACTTTGGCAGCTAACCATAATATTCAACAAATTGTTGAAGTCTGCCAGGAATATGATAAAGAAACTAAGTATATATTCTTTAGGATTGTTTTTTTACTTTCtatcattttttaacattttatattttattaggttaaTATCTCTACTAAAGAAAATAATGGATGAAGatgaaaacaaaacaattgtttttatagaaaCTAAACGGCGAGTGGATGAAATCACTAGAAAGATTAAAAGACATGGGTgagttattagttaatacatttatttataaaatgttgttttaatattgaaataaattaggtattcgGCTGTATGTATTCATGGTGATAAATCACAATATGAGAGAGACAATGTTTTAAAaggtatgtttattatatttgtattgtttaaatattaaaaaaattaagatttaattaaattacaattatgtgTTAAAGATTTCAGAGATAGTCGTTATCCTATATTGGTCGCTACAGATGTGGCTGCTCGTGGACTTGGTGAGTaactataaatatgttttaaggttttaaaataaatgattcttAGTATAACaccaatatttgattaaaatcaaattaaattatatttattattaattcttgaaggttttattttttgaaatatgacctatgataatatgatttaaactgTTGAATTCAATTTCTGTAACATTCTACCTTTGTACTAAAATaggatttttaacaaaaatcttTCGtagtattgaaaaaattattatattttgatttaacaaaatatattttatgaaaaaatcagTTTCtttgaataataagtaattacaatTATGTTGTAGGTACTACTGTTTTTGCAGATAAAAGTATTTAGtacataattatagttttaatttgttttaatttagttgtttttttaaagaatattgataatgtttaaatatatactgtatGTACAATAAGTAGATTTGAGGGAAGATTATTAATGACAGGGCGGTGCTGGAGGAAGCTTATAGTAGAGCTACctgtacattaatttaatacattatattattaatttacatgcttacattaataataataaaatgtgatataCAATTGGTGAAATTGGCTGGATTATATTTGCTAACTGGAAGATTAACATTTGCTTTGACCatgatttttactatttatattattttccctTTTCCGTCAGTAATGTTATTTaaacaagttaaaaaattttaaaattttgagttTTGTAAAATACTACTGAGTattaacaaattcaaaaaaaaaaacagttttttattattgatgacttaaaaattaaatcgcattaaattttacatcataatattatttttgctatattttataatactaagtgCTCATCAAAGCCAAGGAATactctcatattataatatatttatacgatttaaatatatacgtgtgcatgttaaattaatacattttagagtCTAATTACTAATTgtaccataaatataattaagactTAAATGTTCTTGGTTTGAGATCAAATTACAAATTGTTTGCAACAATCaagtaaaatatgatttaaaaaattcctTATCCTATTAAAAtctagtgtattctttatattactaaaaataatttttttttttatcaaagttatataataaatagtaacctAACTGCAagtgtttcaatttttattcataatcattttaatttattgaaatgcaTAAATTCActtaattctatatttataaagatatattttttttttctgcagttaaaataaacaattattaagttgaatttcaattataacaaaaacaaatgtcTTATATCAGTAACAGATAAAGAttctgtattaatatattaaattctatcTCATTATTGACTAATATGCTTTCCAAGATTTCCAAGTGGTCATTCAGAGAGGACTCCTCTTTATTTTGTTTGTCAACAAGATCATGAACTATACCTAatgcaaaattgattttgtttgcTGATGATATAACAACATATTTTGATAGAATCACTCTGGATAGTTGTCAGTTTTTTCAATCTaaacttgatatttttatgcCTGGTTTAAATGTTTTGGAATTAAACTAAACCTTCAAAAATATCTCGACATAATGACTTTGtagttgttattttgttattctccattattttattattattataatgacagcATTATTCAAAACCAAGTCAATCTTTTCAAATATCTTAGTATTTATCTTACTCCTTAAGCTTTGACTATGATATTAACATTGATAAGGCTCTCTAAGGACTCAAAGTATTGGAGGTTATCAAATTTGCCATAAGAATATTCAATTCTATAgactttatttagtattaattgaCTCTGTCTTAGAGTTTAGTATTATTGTAGCAAATTTACTAAGAACCAACTGCATATTAAAAGTAtccaaaataaatgttatggtGATGTCACTATTATTCTTGAAATCAAACATCCATACCtcgattattcatttttacataGTATCTTCTTTATCTCTTATTTACCTTCTCATCCTGCTGACATTCATCTCTCTTTCTTTATATCACTCTTAAATACCACATAACATGATCCcggtataaatgtttatttctttatactcgttcaaaactaatatttttctcGGCTAACAATAGTTCTAATTATCCTGAGCATAAGTTGCTTTGCTACCTAAATCttactaactttcatttttaatatttatttatagttttgtcGCCTcacttagttataatttaaactaatattattccttcatttctaatttattttattgtacttacatataaatattagctgttttaatttatttcataggttatattcttgtataatttgttaatataatttaaaaaacacccTGTTTGGgcatatatattgatattaaaaattttaagaaatctACTCCAAAAtcactcaaaatttaaattcttcaatGATTGGGTACAAGCCTAGATTAATTTTCCCCGGGACACCAGAAACATAGTTTCAATTTGAACttcaaagttaaaattgttatggttgtataattttataccacacaataaaaaaaatgattagtctaataaattaataattatataatagaatttacaaaataagatcacactataatattagttactAAAGATTCATAACAAAAATTTTGCCTTGCTTTCTCttttgcaaattattattttctgagtataatattgttaatggtATCTATATTAGTtgtacatgaaaaataatagatttacataataatagaagaaaattgttcaaacataaaacattttattatttatttatttttaaaatttgaaattagatattatgttatattgctaaatatcaatttatttatttctcttataatttaatgttcagACTTTTTTGGTGACTGAAAcgtattgaatattgaaaaacaGGGACCCATCATAGAGAAGTAGCTCATCCAGTGCATAATACTTTTATTGTCCAACATAAGCCATGGAGAGCTTTGTCCCCCTCCAGCctaatcatacatttatataaaatgtttacacatCAATTATCAGTATCACAAGATATtagttctaaaaaaattattttctcattTGCATTATGcattatcataaatcataaaaacatttattacaacTTTTGAAATTAGAGTTTGTGAAAACGagtctttttaataaaaaaaatttgtctaTTTCACAagtttttttaccaaaatttgTCAGCTCCAAAACACTGAAGTTATTATTTGATcacttattattcaattttcatatcatactattcaatattaatttttactaaattttaatgttaatcttatcaatatttaaataaaactattctgGGAACTTAATTAACATATTGGTCATTACTATAGCACGGATTTATATGCAACTGCACGtatttttccttttaatatttatacatttttataaataatctttataaatcatatgaattaaaattcatttacaaaattgtattttacatatttttgcttatttgaataaaatttcttacatacttaaattttagaaaaaatttgcCAACTTGCTGAAGACATTTTTTTCATCTTCaacaaaaataggtatataaataaaaaaacaaagcaATATACTTACTACAAATTGACAActttgaaaaaacaattttctaattattatatactataatttaggtcttttatttttacctttacaACCTTATCCCTGTTACTCATAATTAATGCAAAGTGTCATCTGTAATTCTTACATTTATgtcaatagaaattattattcattacggCTTTCATGGCATTCTATTAATGATGTTTAGTGTGTGTCTgtttatatgttaaatttgttgGATTCATGtagcttatattttaaatctgcaTTGAAATTTAACGCAAGtttgtatatatacgtaaaatgggtatatttttttagaactacCTGGAATTATAGGTGTTTGATATgttctgttttttgttttattttacattacagaGGCACACACAAGCTGTACAATgcgtactaaatttaaaaaatacttaaaaaatgtatcaaagttGTCGCATTGTCGACGCTGTGCCTCGAAAATGGACATGCATAAATAATTGCGTGTGGGTCTGTGTGTTCGTGGCGGCTCTGGCTACACAAGTAGTTTGAGTGGTCGCGCACCGGCGGCAACGTGGGGCTAGTCATTCCACACAGCTGTCCCCCCAACTGCCGCCTTGACCTGTCTGTGTATGTTGTGACGTGTCCAACGTCAATCGTTGTCCCGTGTGGGGCGCTTAAACACGTACACCGGATGTCGATGGTAAATAGcaaataaacaaaaagttaACAATGTTATTTTGGAGATTCATTACGGTAAATGAAAGTGATTATGGAGTCTTAGGTCAAACAGCAACATTTAACAGCTACAAGTGttgatatttaatactattatttatttttcttaatttattttaatttttgtttagatgTGGAAGATGTGAAGTTTGTAATCAATTTTGACTACCCAAATAATTCTGAAGACTATGTACATCGCATTGGTCGTACTGGTCGATCTCACAAGACAGGTACAGCTTACACATTCTTTACACAGTCAAATGCCAAACAAGCTGCAGACTTGGTTTCAGTTCTCACAGAAGCCAATCAGACTATCAGTCCCAAACTGAAAGATATAGCTGACAGTTTTCGTTCAAATGGATTTTCAGGAAgaggtattatttaataattaaaaatacttatttcgtaacaaaattaaatttatagtttatatgatactcattatatttgtataggtgATAGACGACGTGGATGGAGAAGTGGTCGATCAAAAAAATCTAAGAGTCGTTCACGGAGCCGTGATCGGTATAGACGTAGATCAATTTCCAGATCTAGATCTAGATCATACTCTAGGTCAAGAAGCCGTAGTCGTTCAAGATCATATGATAGACATCGAAGACATAGGCGTAGCAGgtagtactaaaatattattaaattaatattatataataatattgattatgatatattataattattatattcaaattctattcctatatattattaggatTATTAAAGATGATTTAACCGATtccaaattattgtataatattagtttaaggTTTAGAGTGATAATTgacactaaaaaaaatgttatttgaattttaattactgtaatctataatttattactgttcACATAGAACAGCCTTCCTAAGCTTCCCTAATTTGCATGAACAATGTAAAGTTctctattaactattaatcaaTAGTCTAATTTATCCAATAGTATTTTTAACATCCCCGAAAGAAGTAGTTACATAGCTCTAGTGGCCTCTGgtgaatcattttaaataatcctttattattacaaaataattaatataattgttgtaatatttttaattttaattttaggagCTCAGATTAATGACGATTAACGAACAAACAATTTCCATTTTGGttgttttatacttatacaatattttttttatttattttttttttttttgcaatagaTTCcccattattttgttttaactataaattgtcattatttttttgtttatatttttaaaaaataattttttacacaaaatataaataagtgtatagtatgtttgtttatcaaaaattaactataaattaaaattataatatttctacttataacatttaaaaataactataaaacaactttatagataaatttataaatatcaatgtagatacattttaatttttgtatattataatgaattgttAAAGTGTATTTGATTGAATACATAAATTCTTctaattgtatgtaattattgATAAGTTATAATCTTTAatctagtttataatattagtttaaaaaaaattgatttttgaagtttattcatattatacctaataattgtagtcatattttaacaaatataaattttataatcattattaatttatttacatgtttaggttaacaaatatctaataattcCATCCTAGTTGCGTTGTCAAAATAACTTCCAAAATTTGTAtgtaatggaataattttcaaattaattgtaagtaaaaaaatatatataatatatatatacatgttaccTATTATTGGTTTCCTTACATTATATTCagctatacctatgtattataaaaaacttaacttaaaatttaattttttaaataaaaattattacatttattgaatTTGGCTTACATTTTTTCATCCTTTCTTTACAttaagtgttttaaaaatagcattgtACATATGCATAAAATAAAGGGAAATGTAAtactaagaataaaaaatatttctcaatTTTAGATCtgttgtattcaaaatatatatcctAGTAAATAGCTACTTTAGTATTCAGATATTTTGTAACCGTAATTTTAAAGTTGATGGaaagtttataaagaatacagtGGTGGCTTGAGTCTTCAAAACTCTTGGGGCAAGCTTCATAAACTACCCACCCATCAACTAAATTTACCAAGTTCaatgcaatttttttagttCCTCTAAAGTTACATTTTTCATGTACTTTTACAACTAATTAtagataaacttattttaactttaattttggcTATCATTTAATCTGaccaacatataaaaaaaattaatgataataattaattaatatgtaatatgttataatttataacttataaatttataatagcttAAAACAGCCGAGCAAATGTGTACCACTATGCTGTAacatattagatttaaattagtattcttATAACAAGCAGCTTCTGaaagaatattaataactaaaacttgcatgaaacatttttaaagtaaaattaaaaataattaagattttctttctttttatattacacatacatGTATCCTTTACTAATGTATGCGTATGAGACATGTTTTGCACACTGGGAAATGTGAAAAGACATTGGGgtttgaaagaaaaatatatgacCTAATGTTTAACAGACTTCAAAAGCTTTCAAATAACTAAGAAGTACTTGTggcaattattatagtaaaaaccaAATGGGAAAATGTTGTCTCTACCAACTAGGGTAATAAAAACAAGATAAATAGGAGTGACCAAATGATCTTATCTTAGGCGGTATACCATTTTCGATTGAAGCAGCAAAAGACCCTATAAATGGtcaataaagaattttttttttgttatcttacATACTAATATGGCAATAATGcttgaatatattattggagctattacaataataggttaggttagtatgatattatgaaaataataaacatacattaaaTTCAATTGGTTTTTAGTAGCAACtaacaatactatattttattcttattacttAGTACTTATGTTTATGTCTATTGACTACCACGAATTAACCTAGTTAGATATAGTTCTTAgttctataaaatgttattatcttAGTTCGTGCTGACTAGTGACTActgagaaaaaaatcaaaaaacatttaaaaacttcCCAATCAGCCATAGCTGCTGAGATGCTGCCAAagtatttaatctattttgtgGTATCACATATTATCACTGTTATCGATAATATCAATTTAAggttatctttttttaataatattgtgcaataaatatgataatagaaactaatatagtattaagatttaaaatttatttttaacttaactaatttaaatgtattatttactttcaCATAACTATTAACTAGTTACTATAGTTAACTACGTAGTACATAAAGCTAAAACTAAAATGATCTAATGTATTAATTCATTGTGTCACAATCTCAGTGAATCATACCGAATTGAATATTTACGTCAGTCGCCAAACACTATGCCTTGTGTTATAGCACCACtctgtattaaataatagtgataaatatttcatcaattaCGATTAAGCGACTGTTGAATGAAAATTTCTATACCATAATTTTAGTACGTACAaaataatcttaattaaaaatcgtAAGATGTTTTTCTATTAAAGAAACATCAGGAAATATCATGCTTCTTCGATCAAAACATTAGACCAGATAAAAAGAAAATGATATTCAAAGCACTTAATAAAGTGCGGCCCATGTGTGGCTTGCATTGTCCTCTAAACTCTGTGTTTAACAAACGTACACACAATACTAGTTCAAACAGTGAACAAAAAAAGAGAATACAGTCTACTGTATATTATCTTTCTTCATTAGGAGTATTAACAGTCGGTCTAAGTTATGCGGCTGTGCCACTGTACAAAATGTTTTGTCAGGTgagaattttcattattttttaattatgtgtaCATAACATGGATAagttactaaaatgtatatccATTTGTAGGCATTCAGTTATGGTGGAACACTGAACCATAACATAGAAGATTCTAAAGTAGAAACAATGAAGCCTAATAGAAACCGAGAGATCAAAGTTCATTTCACTGCTGATACATCGTCCAGTATGCAATGGAGCTTTAAACCTCTTCAGAATGAAATCAGAGTAATACCTTTAAGTTTAATAGAGCATTGATAAGAAaaacttaatatgtattatgtttatattaggtAGCACCAGGTGAAACAGCATTAGCATTCTATACAGCTAAAAATCCATTAGACAAGCCAATTACGGGTATCAGCACCTACAATGTTGTACCTTTTGAGGCaggacaatattttaataaaattcaatgtttttgttttgaagAACAACAGTTAAATCCAAATGAAGAAGTATTTATAAAGCCATCTATAGTATAACAACAGTACCTATtggttatgatttttaatttttttaggttgatatgccagtatttttttttattgatccaGAGTATACAACTGATCCGAAAATGGAGAACATTGATGACATAACACTGTCCTACACATTCTTTGAAGCCAAACAAGGCATggatttatcaaatattttcaaacactgatacagtatataatttatgcttCTGATAGTAaactttgttaatattattgcatatacgctttggtttaatatattttggtataaacaaaatgtataatatatattttataaaaagttttgaaacttaaaatagttaaaattctgTTCCtgatttttgttaatttgtacttattattattaccatagtAAGACTATTAAGCATTGAGTATTGATAATGAGACCTAATCAgagtagtttaaattataacccAATTACCATCACAAAGTAaaagtaaatgtttataattaaaatagataacttttaaaacaaaataaggtTTGACAAGAATAGTTTTTAAGGTAGTAGGCTAATACAGAAATTGAGTTCGAGAGGTATTAGAACGATtgtatttaataggtattttcaATGACACATATGGTTAATTGAGATTTTACAGATTCGGGATTCCTGAGATTCTATGTTACACAATAAAATaggcttaaataaatattttgaacaaataaatattaattttcatcaatATGAGTAGAAATGAATTCTCAAACACATTGAGTAGTTGGAATTTTGTAAGAAATTAATTCTTGAATTTGAGCAGTTAGAGAGAAATCAAATTTGATGTCTAtaccgttaaaaatattataatttatatgaaattattttccaAGAACGTTATGGTTAggtatatgaatatgaatataaattcgtAAAAATGAAGTTAGGTCCATCTTCAAAtgtaagtaataaactaataggtAGTAGTTACTATAGATAAATAACTACAGTGTTGATTATGGTATTACATTCTGTGAAGTGTGAAGCCAGCCTTCAATTTTCAGTTTgaaaatatgcaatatgcatttgTATATTGATGTAGAaaagttatgataatttaacgattaatttaaaaaataactttccgttggaaataataattatattacctattatcataaataaataacatatattttacttacagtAACAGTACAGTACAGAGCACAGttgttagatattatataaaagataataaaaaattcaacaatTAAACTATGAAACGATAAACTAGTTATGGTTAATTCTGAAGCTATAATTTCAAAATCCAAAAAACATATTACAGAACCTAAtcaatattacaacaatattattatttagtactgATTTTGAAAGTTGCATAAATTGATCAGATACAAAATACAACAAATGTAACAGATTCTTtattggtaataaaaaatagtgcTGAATGAATGGAAATAAGCTTAAtgttgtaattgtattatatgtttcCTGTATGTAAGTATgtgcaatatatttaaataaaacaggaattaaaaacaaaaagtatattattctgTAGTTATATAAATAGTGCTAAAATTACCAATTGATTAATCTGTATACAATATGCAACTATAGCATTAATTGTAATATGCACTATTACACATGCACaaagtattttatcaaataggtattatattattc includes:
- the LOC132918442 gene encoding cytochrome c oxidase assembly protein COX11, mitochondrial, coding for MIFKALNKVRPMCGLHCPLNSVFNKRTHNTSSNSEQKKRIQSTVYYLSSLGVLTVGLSYAAVPLYKMFCQAFSYGGTLNHNIEDSKVETMKPNRNREIKVHFTADTSSSMQWSFKPLQNEIRVAPGETALAFYTAKNPLDKPITGISTYNVVPFEAGQYFNKIQCFCFEEQQLNPNEEVDMPVFFFIDPEYTTDPKMENIDDITLSYTFFEAKQGMDLSNIFKH
- the LOC132918427 gene encoding probable ATP-dependent RNA helicase DDX5 yields the protein MVSSMGYSRNPISSSRDRRRGRDRRSRSPIRRRGGGGRGGRGDPGSNLRKPRWETKKLEPFKKDFYLPHEAVHNRSKSEIEKYREEKEITLVGENIPKPIFKFDESGFPEIIIKELKKQGFVEPTAIQAQGWPIALSGNNLVGIASTGSGKTLSYIVPALIHISHQRKLSRGDGPIVLVLSPTRELAQQIQTVCDDFGDAFGVSSTCLFGGAPKGGQAADLSRGVELVIATPGRLLDFLESERTNMCRCTYLVLDEADRMLDMGFEPQIRKIIDQIRPDRQVLMWSATWPKEVKNLAEEFLDEYIQINIGSLTLAANHNIQQIVEVCQEYDKETKLISLLKKIMDEDENKTIVFIETKRRVDEITRKIKRHGYSAVCIHGDKSQYERDNVLKDFRDSRYPILVATDVAARGLDVEDVKFVINFDYPNNSEDYVHRIGRTGRSHKTGTAYTFFTQSNAKQAADLVSVLTEANQTISPKLKDIADSFRSNGFSGRGDRRRGWRSGRSKKSKSRSRSRDRYRRRSISRSRSRSYSRSRSRSRSRSYDRHRRHRRSRSSD